The Arabidopsis thaliana chromosome 5, partial sequence genomic interval CCATACCAGAATTAGTTAGAACAAGCAAAACCGtgatttgaagattttggtCAAAATTGAATCCAAAAGGATAATCAATAAAACTTAGATGGCGGCTTGGCTATCTGGGACAACATTTATCCCAAGGCTCTCATCATCGAATGCAACCGATTGTGATAGAGAAGCTGTCAGTTTCGCCGCCTTGTAACTTTTTGAGCTTCTTAGGATATCTTGCAGGCTCCCTGATAACCTGTTCACAAGACGAGTAAAAGAGTTCATGACAGTAGTCTGTGCAGCTaagattgaaaataataatacccTGAACCGGTTACTTACCTATTTGTTCCTCCAACGAGATTATTTCCTGTTGAAACCAAGAATCGAAATTAGCATATCTGGTTGAGAGAACGTGTGATCAAAGTTATATTCAGATCGATAAAATACCTTGCTTCATATACATAGAAGAAGTCACATCACTATCATTGTCTGATGAACTATCTGATGGTGCATTAGAGGAGTCACTCGAAGTCGTCTTAGATTCATCCTCCTCAGCATCCTTGAAGAAATTCGTTGTGATCTTGTTCGCCGTGACTGAGTTAGAGATTTTCTTCACAACTTCCTTCTTGTTGTTGACATTCACCTTACTATTGTTCACTGTAACCGAATTAGAGCTTTTCTTCACGGCTTCCTTCTTGTTGTTTACTGTGCCTTTCATGGATGCATCAGAAAGATCAACCTTTGATCCATTGCGATCATTCTTAGCCCTTGACTGCAATTGACTAGTACCTGAACTAGATGGTTGAACTCTaccttttgtctctttcactTTCATTGAGCCATCAATGGAACCACCAGGATGCAAATCAaggcttttcttctcctttttagATTTAGCTCCACCAGTCACTTGGTCTTCCTTGTTAGTACCACCAACAATATCGTCCTTTTGGCTAGAACCAAAATTGTCTCCCATATCAGCGTTCTCTTTCAGTACTTGCATGGAACGGTTAAGATCCTCAGTATTATCGGTGACCTCACTAATCTTTTTCAAAGGCGAAGCATTGCTCTCAGTAGTTTTCTTAGCTGGCGTGAATGATGCATCTGTGTCTTTTGGGTTGTTGATGGGAGAAGCCTCCTCCTGAGCAACATTGTTTACCTCAACTGACAAAACTTGGGCTTCCTCCACAATGTTCAAAgagtctttcttctttgttttcttgcttgACTTCTTCCCACTTTTTTCCAGATTTTCctcagcttctttcttttgctgcAAAGAATCTACTACTTGGGCCTCCTCCACAATGTTCAAagagtctttcttcttcgatctcttgCTTGATTTCTTCCCACTTTTCTCCATATTCTCCTCAACTTCGGTCCTTTGCTGCAAAGAATCTAATACATTTCTGATATCATTAACATGTCCTTCTCCATCTACAACTTTGATAGGTTCAACATTCTGTGCACCAAAATCTACCAGAGTATCTTCTTTAGCTGGGGTCTTGGCTTTTCTTGAACTTTTCTTCTTAGTAGACTTCACAGATTTAGCCTGATCAGCATCTATTTCAACTCTTTCCTGAGGAACTTTATGTTCAGTATCCGTAACTTTACCTATGTGGTCCAGCGTTTTCGATTCCTGGACAAAGGCATGTGGGGTGCTCGCCATACCAGCAACTTGTAGATTACTCGCAGCTTGTATTTCGTCTGCACCGATAAGTGTGGCCTCTCCACTTCCCACCTTGTCAACCAATATGTCAGCCATCTCATTtccttccaaaaaaaaaaaaatcaccagTTATGAGTTGATAATAACTCCCTGTGACATTAACATATGATTGAAAAGAAGAACTATCTTCGACCAAGAATCCAATTTACCATTTTGTCTTACCATTTTGTTTGATGTGATCTTTTGAGCTCTTCATtcgctttctcttcttctctgtagCTGGACCAGTTGTCAAACTACTGCTAGCTTCCAACTGGTTATCCACGTTAGTCACCACTTCAGCAGTTTGAAGATTATCGACAGCACTTGGAGCCAATCTTCTTCCCTCACCTCTCTCATCAACTTGTGACGTAATCTGCCCATCTACAAGTTTTGAAGCAGGTGGAAGATCCTTCTCTTGGTCAATCATGACTATATCAGCAGTTTTTCCTCCCTTTTCAAGATCTACAGAAATTCAGAAATGTTATCAAGGGTAAGCATACCATAACTCTCCATAACAACTAATAAAGGATCCCAAAACTCAATcatagttaaaaaaagaaaattcaccTTGTTCTATTGTTCCCGTAAGATCATCTACTTTTTCTAGAGCTTCTTTAATAGTTTGATTGTCTGGTACTTCCTTCACCACACCACCGGTATGCCCATCTACAAGCTCTGAATTAACAGTGAGATTTTTCTCTTCCAGTAGCCTTTCCGTAACAGAAGTTTGCTGCTTCTCTCCCATACTAAGGCCGCTTTTCTCGCCGCTTTCAATATCTATACAACATCAGATATTACAACCAAAGGTAATTCAACTGACACTCTCCAAAAACATCTGAAAAATCACTACATTCCATATTAACCAAAACAGAGGGTACCTGCTCTCGTAACAACATCATCTAGCTTTTCTCTTGGTGAAACTGCACAAGATTGAGAGACAACTTCACCCTTTACTTTTCCACATAACTCGGTAGTAGCAGCAACAGCAGATGGACTGAGATCAACCTTAGATTTCTTTGGACTTGTATTCCCACCCGGACTTATAATTCTCCTCTTCCTTGTCTTCTCCTCAACTACTTCGGTTTCCAAACCTTCTCCACTAGTCAAATCCTTATTATTCATATCATCTACAAGTACTAAACCATTTGcaatctcttccttcttctcaaCCAACTCAAGGTTTTGATCAGCAGCCATTATAGCATACATCTTACCCTTGTCAACTCTAATGGCATCAATATACATAAACCAGTTTCTACTAATGCCATCAAAAGCCTTACACACATGCAAAGAATCTGAGAAATGATAAAACTTTCTTCGTCTTTTAAccttgaaacaaaattaaaccaatCATCAATTATACTTGTTcctaacaacaaaaatgtatgAACAAAGCAGCAAAATCCAATTACCTTCAAGGCAGAGATTTGAATTTCTCCAATTTCTGGGAAAACTTGTTTATGCTCCTTGAGTAATCTGTctataaaccaaaccaaaaaaaaaaaaaatgatcagaGAAACTCAGTAATAATAAGTTTAAGTAGTAGATTTCAGTGGAGTATGAAGAGATTTAGTAAGCCGATTCAGTGATAAATTTGAGAAGAGAGACCTTTGAAATCGGAGATGATTTCATCTTTATGCACATGTAAAATGAGACGAGTGTCGAGGTTGGTTTCTACAAAGACGCATCGAATCTCCGGTGAGGAATTTGTTTCGCGATTAGCCATTATTTCGAAACGAGACTGGAATTGGAAGGAGAcgagcgaagaagaagaagaagaagaagaagaagagagcgtttgggagaaagaaaaaaggataaaacttTTCTGTTTAATGGTCCAGCCCTATATAAGCCCAAAAACTTTTCAGCAAAACCCTATTTAAGCCCAAAACTTTCTCGTTTTGATTGAATGCGAAAGTGGAATTGTAGCAAATTTAGGATGGTACAGTTCTCCTCTTGAAACAAATGCTCATATCCTCTTGAATCCTCCTCGTCTCACGCGACTTATTATCACTCAACTCCTTGATGATCAATTTTTAGGTCAAACAATCGCTCATTGTGTTAAGGATTCACTTGCTAATGATAACTCTCTTCGACAACCGTCTATGCATGTgaaatatatcaaacaatCGCTCATGATTTTTGTGTCTCCAAGTAGTCGCCAATATACACTATATATTAGTGTCACACTCTAGTCGCAAATTTGTGACTATTGTGCGACCATCTTGTTCGGGACTACTCATAATAGTCTCAAATTAGTCGTAAATAGCATACATATTTGCGATTATTATAGGACTCTTTTGGTGGttgtgttttcttatattatatcTAAACGGAGAGATAGAACATTTGAATGAAGACGAAAGTGGATAAATTGATAACAAATACAGTTCTCCACTTCAAACGGGTTCTCACATCCGCCTTGAAGCCACGAAGCTTCAGGCCACGTTATTTATCTCACTTCATTCCTCAACTCCTTCATGAACAAGAGGTACTGGTTCTATTGTCGAGATTTAGGTTTAAAAATCTCTGTTGAcgtttattattttgtttctcactAAACCAGAATAAACCGAAATAATACCAAACAATGTTTTGGGGATATAATTCCGGTACAGTGTTAAATATGTAGATTAACTTAACTTACAAGTTACAGCGGTAGAGttttagaaaaggaaaacatgAATCTTAtcgattaaaaaaatgaaacaacaaatGATATTGTACAACTCGTCTCTATATAAATTGATGAGACATGTCATCTGAAGAAATCTATTTCATTCTCTTTTCGCTTCTCTTACTCTTCTTTTGCAAGTTAGGgtttcattaatttttgtttgaaaaacttcTACTCTGCCATATGGAGACTGAGACGTTGAGAACAATAGAAGTCTCTACGATGGTATCAAATCGACCTAAAATTGTAGGGGTTACGAACACAGTCTTAATctaccaagaagaagaaattgaagaattgATTGAATACGAAAGTGGAATTGTAGCAAATTTAGGATGGTACACATCTCCACTTGAAACAAATGCTCACATCCTCTTGAATCCTCGTCGTCTCACGCGACGTGTTCTCACTCAACTCCTTGATGATCAATTTTTAGGTCAAAAAATCGCTCATGATGTTAAGGATTCATTTGCTAATGATAACTCTCTTCGACAACCTGTTACCGTAACCGTCTATGTGAC includes:
- the CIP4 gene encoding COP1-interacting protein 4 (COP1-interacting protein 4 (CIP4); FUNCTIONS IN: transcription cofactor activity; INVOLVED IN: regulation of photomorphogenesis; LOCATED IN: nucleus; EXPRESSED IN: cultured cell; BEST Arabidopsis thaliana protein match is: COP1-interacting protein 4.1 (TAIR:AT4G00930.1); Has 30201 Blast hits to 17322 proteins in 780 species: Archae - 12; Bacteria - 1396; Metazoa - 17338; Fungi - 3422; Plants - 5037; Viruses - 0; Other Eukaryotes - 2996 (source: NCBI BLink).): MANRETNSSPEIRCVFVETNLDTRLILHVHKDEIISDFKDRLLKEHKQVFPEIGEIQISALKVKRRRKFYHFSDSLHVCKAFDGISRNWFMYIDAIRVDKGKMYAIMAADQNLELVEKKEEIANGLVLVDDMNNKDLTSGEGLETEVVEEKTRKRRIISPGGNTSPKKSKVDLSPSAVAATTELCGKVKGEVVSQSCAVSPREKLDDVVTRADIESGEKSGLSMGEKQQTSVTERLLEEKNLTVNSELVDGHTGGVVKEVPDNQTIKEALEKVDDLTGTIEQDLEKGGKTADIVMIDQEKDLPPASKLVDGQITSQVDERGEGRRLAPSAVDNLQTAEVVTNVDNQLEASSSLTTGPATEKKRKRMKSSKDHIKQNGNEMADILVDKVGSGEATLIGADEIQAASNLQVAGMASTPHAFVQESKTLDHIGKVTDTEHKVPQERVEIDADQAKSVKSTKKKSSRKAKTPAKEDTLVDFGAQNVEPIKVVDGEGHVNDIRNVLDSLQQRTEVEENMEKSGKKSSKRSKKKDSLNIVEEAQVVDSLQQKKEAEENLEKSGKKSSKKTKKKDSLNIVEEAQVLSVEVNNVAQEEASPINNPKDTDASFTPAKKTTESNASPLKKISEVTDNTEDLNRSMQVLKENADMGDNFGSSQKDDIVGGTNKEDQVTGGAKSKKEKKSLDLHPGGSIDGSMKVKETKGRVQPSSSGTSQLQSRAKNDRNGSKVDLSDASMKGTVNNKKEAVKKSSNSVTVNNSKVNVNNKKEVVKKISNSVTANKITTNFFKDAEEDESKTTSSDSSNAPSDSSSDNDSDVTSSMYMKQGNNLVGGTNRLSGSLQDILRSSKSYKAAKLTASLSQSVAFDDESLGINVVPDSQAAI
- the CIP4 gene encoding COP1-interacting protein 4 — its product is MANRETNSSPEIRCVFVETNLDTRLILHVHKDEIISDFKDRLLKEHKQVFPEIGEIQISALKVKRRRKFYHFSDSLHVCKAFDGISRNWFMYIDAIRVDKGKMYAIMAADQNLELVEKKEEIANGLVLVDDMNNKDLTSGEGLETEVVEEKTRKRRIISPGGNTSPKKSKVDLSPSAVAATTELCGKVKGEVVSQSCAVSPREKLDDVVTRADIESGEKSGLSMGEKQQTSVTERLLEEKNLTVNSELVDGHTGGVVKEVPDNQTIKEALEKVDDLTGTIEQDLEKGGKTADIVMIDQEKDLPPASKLVDGQITSQVDERGEGRRLAPSAVDNLQTAEVVTNVDNQLEASSSLTTGPATEKKRKRMKSSKDHIKQNGNEMADILVDKVGSGEATLIGADEIQAASNLQVAGMASTPHAFVQESKTLDHIGKVTDTEHKVPQERVEIDADQAKSVKSTKKKSSRKAKTPAKEDTLVDFGAQNVEPIKVVDGEGHVNDIRNVLDSLQQRTEVEENMEKSGKKSSKRSKKKDSLNIVEEAQVVDSLQQKKEAEENLEKSGKKSSKKTKKKDSLNIVEEAQVLSVEVNNVAQEEASPINNPKDTDASFTPAKKTTESNASPLKKISEVTDNTEDLNRSMQVLKENADMGDNFGSSQKDDIVGGTNKEDQVTGGAKSKKEKKSLDLHPGGSIDGSMKVKETKGRVQPSSSGTSQLQSRAKNDRNGSKVDLSDASMKGTVNNKKEAVKKSSNSVTVNNSKVNVNNKKEVVKKISNSVTANKITTNFFKDAEEDESKTTSSDSSNAPSDSSSDNDSDVTSSMYMKQGNNLVGGTNR
- the CIP4 gene encoding COP1-interacting protein 4, with product MANRETNSSPEIRCVFVETNLDTRLILHVHKDEIISDFKDRLLKEHKQVFPEIGEIQISALKVKRRRKFYHFSDSLHVCKAFDGISRNWFMYIDAIRVDKGKMYAIMAADQNLELVEKKEEIANGLVLVDDMNNKDLTSGEGLETEVVEEKTRKRRIISPGGNTSPKKSKVDLSPSAVAATTELCGKVKGEVVSQSCAVSPREKLDDVVTRADIESGEKSGLSMGEKQQTSVTERLLEEKNLTVNSELVDGHTGGVVKEVPDNQTIKEALEKVDDLTGTIEQDLEKGGKTADIVMIDQEKDLPPASKLVDGQITSQVDERGEGRRLAPSAVDNLQTAEVVTNVDNQLEASSSLTTGPATEKKRKRMKSSKDHIKQNGNEMADILVDKVGSGEATLIGADEIQAASNLQVAGMASTPHAFVQESKTLDHIGKVTDTEHKVPQERVEIDADQAKSVKSTKKKSSRKAKTPAKEDTLVDFGAQNVEPIKVVDGEGHVNDIRNVLDSLQQRTEVEENMEKSGKKSSKRSKKKDSLNIVEEAQVVDSLQQKKEAEENLEKSGKKSSKKTKKKDSLNIVEEAQVLSVEVNNVAQEEASPINNPKDTDASFTPAKKTTESNASPLKKISEVTDNTEDLNRSMQVLKENADMGDNFGSSQKDDIVGGTNKEDQVTGGAKSKKEKKSLDLHPGGSIDGSMKVKETKGRVQPSSSGTSQLQSRAKNDRNGSKVDLSDASMKGTVNNKKEAVKKSSNSVTVNNSKVNVNNKKEVVKKISNSVTANKITTNFFKDAEEDESKTTSSDSSNAPSDSSSDNDSDVTSSMYMKQGILSI
- a CDS encoding RING/U-box superfamily protein (RING/U-box superfamily protein; CONTAINS InterPro DOMAIN/s: Zinc finger, RING-type (InterPro:IPR001841), Zinc finger, C3HC4 RING-type (InterPro:IPR018957); BEST Arabidopsis thaliana protein match is: RING/U-box superfamily protein (TAIR:AT5G37280.1); Has 1807 Blast hits to 1807 proteins in 277 species: Archae - 0; Bacteria - 0; Metazoa - 736; Fungi - 347; Plants - 385; Viruses - 0; Other Eukaryotes - 339 (source: NCBI BLink).) translates to METETLRTIEVSTMVSNRPKIVGVTNTVLIYQEEEIEELIEYESGIVANLGWYTSPLETNAHILLNPRRLTRRVLTQLLDDQFLGQKIAHDVKDSFANDNSLRQPVTVTVYVTYIKERRVIFPHGPSLLSRGASGEVFHRLVEEQRVESADLEEEDETCSICIEKFSESHEDIIRVPDCLHLFHQGCLFEWLGLQNSCPLCRKVPYEEEDEDEDEEG